Proteins from a genomic interval of Cyprinus carpio isolate SPL01 chromosome A21, ASM1834038v1, whole genome shotgun sequence:
- the gdpd4b gene encoding LOW QUALITY PROTEIN: glycerophosphodiester phosphodiesterase domain-containing protein 5 (The sequence of the model RefSeq protein was modified relative to this genomic sequence to represent the inferred CDS: substituted 1 base at 1 genomic stop codon): MGATQTEPTLKLGKLAMARQRLLQRYEHRPFVSCLAGLYGCQWRCYQLTHAQPGHCCCSKVLSLYLIMHMLGSFKIKLLTXAIFCLSLVFLYFWSEARNDYNDFDWFNFGNLGFWFPWSIVLLILAVFLFTYVAGLLLLAVCLLSEGQRLYLHWCHKIGISVTLILSIVASSVLTDLWSKEWMTVLLSFQVTAPYLHIGGVVLMTLLSWPIALHVFRFLPRVRGMAITVLYITVLVTLFLVPLGMYSPCIKERSSLGSAPALIGHRGAPMLAPENTFMSFEKALAAGADGLETDVTISYDGVPFLMHDKNLRRTTNVKDVFPNWTHTSPAMFTWRELQNLNAGSWFFSQDPFGTASSLSPDERLQAQNQSVCTLRDFLDLAAQYGKLVIFDLYRPPRGHPYRDAWISRTLDVIQNESSIHSSQVLWLPPELREFVQEIDPELQQITADLAPVEDLQLRHISRLNIHYSFMSEKEIRKYAAANISTNLYVISEPWLYSLAWCAGAHSVATNAVHILKNLQRPLFLMTPDEYRLMWTITDITSLILVMIIFVFHWWRERELALSVDSSSVIENGSYRQFRTEMNDVWSLSNMSASDKQDPSL, encoded by the exons ATGGGCGCAACACAGACCGAGCCAACCCTGAAGTTGGGTAAGCTGGCAATGGCACGGCAGAGGCTGCTACAGCGTTATGAGCACCGGCCCTTTGTCTCCTGTCTAGCTGGACTCTATGGCTGCCAGTGGAGGTGTTACCAGCTCACACATGCTCAGCCTGGACACTGCTGCTGCTCGAAGGTGCTCTCGTTGTACCTTATAATGCACATGCTGGGATCATTTAAAATTAAGCTGTTAACTTAAGCAA TCTTTTGTCTCAGTCTGGTGTTCCTGTACTTCTGGAGTGAAGCTCGGAATGACTACAATGACTTTGACTG GTTTAATTTTGGTAATCTGGGCTTCTGGTTTCCATGGTCCATAGTTTTGTTGattcttgctgtttttttgttcacTTATGTTGCTGGTCTGCTG CTGCTGGCAGTTTGTCTTCTCTCAGAAGGCCAGAGGTTATATTTACATTGGTGTCACAAG ATCGGGATCTCAGTGACTTTGATTCTCTCCATTGTGGCCTCATCTGTTCTCACAGATTTATGGAGCAAGGAGTGGATGACTGTACTTTTATCTTTTCAG GTAACTGCTCCATATCTACACATAGGTGGTGTAGTTTTAATGACTCTATTATCTTGGCCAATAGCCTTGCATGTCTTCCGTTTTCTTCCGAGAG TGAGAGGGATGGCCATCACAGTGCTGTACATAACTGTTCTAGTGACTCTGTTCTTGGTTCCTCTGGGCATGTACTCCCCCTGCATTAAAGAGCGGAGCAGTCTGGGATCAGCTCCTGCTTTAATTGGACACAGGGGAGCACCAATG CTTGCCCCTGAAAACACCTTCATGTCTTTTGAGAAGGCATTGGCAGCTGGAGCTGACGGACTGGAGACTGATGTAACTATCAG TTATGATGGAGTTCCTTTCCTCATGCACGATAAGAACCTACGCAGGACAACTAATGTAAAAGACGTGTTCCCAAACTGGACACACACCTCACCTGCCATGTTTACGTGGAGAGAACTGCAGAATCTCAATGCTGGATCCTGGTTCTTCTCT CAAGACCCCTTTGGAACAGCTTCATCTCTGAGCCCAGATGAGCGTTTGCAAGCTCAGAATCAGTCTGTATGCACACTGAGGGACTTCCTGGATCTGGCTGCTCAATATGGGAAACTAGTGATCTTTGATCTGTATCGGCCACCCAGGGGTCACCCTTATAGAGATGCCTGGATATCCCGCACCCTAGATGTCATCCAAAACGAGTCATCCATTCACTCCAGTCAG GTATTGTGGTTGCCTCCAGAGCTCAGAGAGTTTGTACAAGAAATCGACCCAGAGTTACAGCAGATAACAGCGGATCTAGCACCAGTGGAGGACCTTCAGCTCAGACACATATCCAGACTCAACATCCATTACAGCTTCATGTCAGAGAAAGAAATCAG AAAATACGCTGCTGCTAACATCAGCACCAACCTGTACGTGATCAGCGAGCCATGGCTGTATTCTCTTGCCTGGTGCGCAGGGGCTCATTCTGTCGCCACTAATGCTGTTCACATCCTCAAAAACCTGCAAAGACCGCTCTTTCTCATG ACACCGGATGAGTACAGGCTTATGTGGACTATTACTGACATCACTTCCCTTATTCTTGTCATGATTATCTTTGTGTTTCACTG GTGGAGGGAGCGTGAGTTGGCTCTCAGTGTGGACAGCAGTTCAGTAATTGAGAATGGGTCCTACAGACAGTTCAGGACAG AGATGAATGATGTGTGGTCTTTATCCAACATGAGTGCCTCTGACAAGCAAGATCCATCTCTTTGA
- the myo7ab gene encoding LOW QUALITY PROTEIN: unconventional myosin-VIIa (The sequence of the model RefSeq protein was modified relative to this genomic sequence to represent the inferred CDS: inserted 2 bases in 1 codon; substituted 4 bases at 4 genomic stop codons) yields MFLLNGDYVWLDHRTGREFDVPFGAVVKLCDSGHIQVLDDEGKEHRISLQNATNIKPMHPTSIHGVEDMIHLGDLNEAGILRNLLIRYNDRVIYTYTGSILIAVNPYQLLPIYTPDHIRLYTNKKIGEMPPHIFGIADNCYFSMQRNNKDQCCIISGESGAGKTESTKLILQFLAAISGQHSWIEQQVLEANPILEAFGNAKTIRNDNSSRFGKYIDIHFNKRGAIEGAKIEQYLLEKSRVCRQAADERNYHIFYCMLAGMSPDQKTKLGLGLATDYNYLTMGNCTVCDGRNDMKEYSSILSAMKVLMFTDTENWEISKLLAAILHMGNLRFEARTLKNLDTCVVVGSPALAKAATLLEVDPQDVMTCLTTRTLITRGESVSTPLSVEQGLDVRDAFVKGIYGRLFVWIVDKINAAIYRAPSTENKTVRRSIGLLDIFGFENFTINSFEQLCINFANENLQQFFVHHVFKLEQEEYNLEDINWQHIEFTDNQDALDMIAIKPMNIISLIDEESKFPKGTDATMLNKLNSQHKLNTNYIPPKHSHETQFGIQHFAGVVHYETKGFLEKNRDSLHSDIIQLVHSSKNKFIKQIFQADVAMFLCGYLEPTASLQKGMETRKRSLTLSSQFKRSLELLMKTLSVCQPFFVRCIKPNELKKPMMFDRGLCVRQLRYSGMMETIRIRRAGYPIRYTFAEFVDRYRVLMPGVKPAYKQEDLRGTSQHIVASVLQRDDDWQIGKTKIFLKDHHDMQLETERDKVFTDKVIFIQKTVRGLKERAKFLKVKKAVTLIQRIWRGYISRKHYTVMRLGFLRLQALYRSRKLYLAYQASRTRITLLQAWCRGFLLRRTFSKRFHAVLTIQAYARGMIARRLCNRLRMKRERRLEAERQCLAEEERLKNQMTARRARAEAERKHQELLAQLDQEQKEREQAERDETRRKKELLEQMEREKQEPVNDSDMVDKMFGFLGSANSLPNLEGEAPEGFEDLEKVPKQFEEVIDEPLPLPDDEEEDLSEYTFAKFAATYFQGNATHTYIRRPLKQPLLFHEDEGDQLAALAVWITVLRFMGDLPEPKYHISISDGSENIPVMTKIYETLGKRTYKSELQALQVEQEMVTRRLTDSNYSLQGNSMLEDRPTSNLEKLHFIIGNGILRPALRDEIYCQICKQLSQNTSKSSHARGWILLSLCSAFLPPKKKSNQKKKKNFFXLYLRTFINSGPSGYAPYCEERLRRTFANKTRTQPPSWLELQATKSKKPIMLPVTFMDGTTKTLLTDSATTAEELCNALSDKIALKDRFGFSLYIALFDKVSSLGSGKDHVMDAVSQCEQYAKEQGAQERNAPWRLFFRKEIFMPWHNPAEDSVATNLIYQQIVRGVKFGEYRCYKEEDLAELASQQYYVDYGSEVLPDRLLSLIPSYIPDREITPSKTVEKWAQMIIATHIKGIYTQKRFDSQRVKEEVVDFARFKWPLLFSRFYEAFKFSGPSLPKNDVIVAVNWTGVYFVDEQEQVLLDLSFPEITAVSSSRGGKLQGQSFTLATIKGDEYTFTSNNAEDIRDLVVTFLEGLRSRSKFVVALVDSYYPAGHDSSFLRYSKGDLIFLDEHTGEQVLNSGWAHGVNDRTKKRGDFPADSVYVLPTITRPQYDIVSLITMSPDQRKDSISLSHRITDSGEKVQPYTLEEFSYDHFRPPSKSTLSRVIIKEGXKDKLWCCTREPLKQPLLKKVLNHEELSQDALQAFIAIMKYMGDYPSKRSRSVNELTDQIFEEALKAEPLKDEIFCQIIKQLTENHVKYSEEKGWELLWLCTGLFPPSNMLLPHVQKFLQSKKHQPITPITHTETXKNPSPTIQKXTNQPSPMFHXIPLKHFLLTDRNGSRKYPPHLVEVEAIQHKTTQIFHKVYFPDDTDKLTLLIIYEKTDRIAFEVESSTKAKDFCLNIAGRMMLQSSEGFSLFVKISDKVISVPEGDFFFDFVRHLTDWIKKARVVKDGTVPSLTYQVFFMKKLWTNTIPGKDPMADSIFHYFQELPKYLRGYHKCSLEEVFQLAALIYRVRFEEDKSQFHNFTKMLKELLPQDMIHQLSPDDWKRPVVTYFNKHAGKSREEAKKTFTKIIHKYPTFLKSIQMSYFLPQQSSDPNFPEVLLIAINKHGVTLIDPKTKDIFGTHPFTKISNWSSGHTYFHITIGNLVRGSKLLCETSLGYKMDDLLTSYISQMLTTMTKQRSSRVNNK; encoded by the exons ATGTTCTTGCTCAAT GGGGACTATGTCTGGTTGGACCACAGAACAGGCCGTGAGTTTGACGTCCCTTTTGGCGCCGTGGTCAAACTCTGTGACTCTGGCCATATCCAGGTCTTGGATGATGAAGGAAAG GAGCACCGGATTTCTCTTCAGAATGCAACAAACATCAAGCCCATGCATCCAACCTCCATTCATGGGGTGGAGGACATGATCCATCTCGGGGACCTGAATGAAGCTGGTATCCTCAGAAATCTCCTGATCCGTTACAACGACAGGGTTATATAT ACGTACACAGGATCAATCCTGATAGCAGTAAATCCATACCAGCTCCTGCCCATCTACACACCTGATCACATCCGCCTCTACACAAACAAAAAGATAGGAGAGATGCCACCACACATCTTTGGCATTGCAGACAACTGCTACTTCAGTATGCAAAGAAATAACAAGGACCAGTGCTGTATTATCAG TGGTGAGTCTGGAGCTGGGAAGACGGAGAGCACCAAGCTTATCTTACAGTTCCTGGCAGCTATCAGCGGCCAACACTCCTGGATTGAGCAGCAGGTCCTGGAGGCCAACCCTATTTTAGAAG CATTTGGTAATGCCAAGACCATACGCAATGACAACTCCAGCCGGTTTGGAAAATACATAGACATTCACTTCAACAAGCGAGGAGCTATCGAGGGGGCAAAGATCGAGCAGTACCTgctggagaaatcaagagtttgcaGACAG GCAGCTGATGAGAGGAACTACCATATATTCTACTGTATGCTGGCAGGCATGAGCCCTGATCAGAAGACTAAACTAGGCCTGGGCCTGGCCACAGACTACAATTATCTTACTATG GGAAACTGTACAGTCTGTGATGGGAGGAATGATATGAAGGAGTACTCCAGCATTCTGTCAGCCATGAAGGTCCTGATGTTtactgacactgaaaactggGAGATCTCCAAACTGCTGGCTGCCATCCTGCATATGGGCAACCTGCGCTTTGAAG CTCGAACACTGAAGAACCTGGATACCTGTGTGGTGGTTGGCTCACCTGCCCTGGCCAAAGCAGCCACGCTGTTAGAG GTGGACCCTCAGGACGTCATGACATGTCTGACCACACGTACACTGATCACCAGGGGTGAAAGTGTGTCCACCCCTCTCAGCGTGGAGCAGGGGCTGGATGTCCGTGACGCCTTTGTCAAG GGAATCTATGGCAGGTTATTTGTGTGGATAGTGGATAAAATCAATGCCGCCATCTACAGGGCTCCTTCCACAGAAAACAAGACTGTTCGCAGGTCTATAGGCCTGCTCGACATCTTCGGCTTTGAGAATTTCACTATTAACAG TTTTGAGCAACTGTGCATCAACTTTGCAAACGAGAACCTGCAGCAATTCTTCGTTCACCACGTTTTCAAGCTGGAGCAGGAGGAGTACAACCTGGAAGATATCAACTGGCAGCACATCGAGTTCACTGACAACCAGGATGCCTTGGATATGATTGCCATCAAACCTATGAATATCATTTCCCTTATTGATGAGGAGAGCAAGTTCCCAAAG GGAACAGATGCTACCATGCTGAACAAGCTAAACTCCCAGCACAAACTTAATACCAACTACATCCCTCCTAAGCACAGTCACGAGACCCAGTTTGGCATTCAGCACTTTGCTGGAGTGGTGCACTATGAAACTAAAG GTTTCCTGGAGAAAAACCGGGACAGCCTCCACAGTGACATCATCCAACTCGTGCACTCATCCAAAAACAAGTTCATCAAGCAGATCTTCCAAGCTGATGTTGCTATG TTTCTGTGTGGCTATTTGGAGCCCACTGCATCCCTTCAAAAG gGAATGGAGACAAGGAAGCGTTCCCTGACTCTGAGCAGTCAGTTTAAGCGCTCACTCGAGCTGCTCATGAAGACACTGAGTGTGTGTCAGCCTTTCTTTGTGCGCTGTATCAAACCCAATGAGCTCAAAAAGCCCATG ATGTTTGATAGAGGACTGTGTGTCAGGCAGTTACGCTACTCTGGGATGATGGAGACCATCCGCATACGCAGAGCTGGATATCCCATACGCTACACATTCGCTGAGTTTGTGGACCGTTATCGGGTTCTTATGCCTGGGGTCAAACCAGCCTACAAACAG GAAGATCTGCGAGGGACCTCTCAGCACATTGTTGCATCAGTTCTGCAGAGAGATGATGACTGGCAGATAGGAAAGACAAAAATCTTTCTGAAG GATCATCATGACATGCAGCTGGAAACTGAAAGAGATAAAGTCTTCACTGACAAGGTCATtttcatccagaagactgtgaGAGGTCTGAAAGAGAG aGCTAAATTCCTAAAGGTTAAAAAGGCTGTGACATTAATCCAGCGAATATGGAGAGGCTACATCTCTCGAAAGCACTACACTGTG ATGCGTCTAGGTTTCTTGCGGCTCCAGGCCTTGTATAGGTCACGGAAGTTGTACCTTGCGTACCAAGCATCCAGGACACGCATCACTCTGCTCCAGGCCTGGTGCCGTGGCTTCCTGTTGCGGCGGACGTTCTCAAAGCGCTTCCATGCGGTGCTGACAATCCAGGCTTATGCACGAGGAATGATAGCACGTAGATTGTGCAATCGTCTCAGAATGAAG aGGGAGCGACGGTTAGAAGCCGAGCGGCAGTGTCTGGCTGAAGAGGAGCGTCTGAAGAACCAGATGACTGCACGCAGGGCTCGAGCAGAAGCAGAGAGGAAGCACCAGGAGCTTCTGGCACAGCTCGACCAAGAGCAGAAGGAGAGAGAGCAGGCAGAGCGGGATGAGACACGAAGGAAAAAGGAGCTTCTGGAgcagatggagagagaaaaacaggagCCAGTCAACGACTCTGACATGGTGGACAAGATGTTCGGATTCCTGGGCAGCGCCAACTCTCTTCCCAACCTGGAGGGCGAAGCACCAGAAGGGTTTGAG GATCTCGAGAAAGTTCCAAAACAGTTTGAGGAAGTCATTGATGAACCTCTTCCACTTCCTGATGATGAAGAGGAAGACTTATCAGAGTATAcgtttgcaaagtttgctgcaaCCTACTTCCAGGGAAATGCCACACATACGTATATACGGCGGCCACTGAAACAACCTCTGCTGTTTCATGAGGATGAAGGAGATCAGCTA GCTGCCCTGGCTGTGTGGATCACTGTTTTGAGGTTTATGGGAGATCTCCCTGAACCCAAATATCATATCAGCATTAGTGACGGCAGTGAGAATATTCCAGTTATGACTAAAATCTATGAGACATTAGGGAAGAGGACCTACAAAAGTGAGCTGCAGGCCCTGCAGGTGGAACAAGAGATG GTGACCAGACGGCTAACCGACAGCAATTACAGTCTCCAGGGAAACAGCATGCTGGAAGACCGACCCACCTCCAATTTAGAAAAGCTCCACTTTATCATTGGCAATGGCATATTACGCCCTGCTCTCAG AGATGAGATCTACTGTCAAATCTGTAAACAGCTGAGCCAGAATACATCCAAAAGCAGCCACGCCCGCGGCTGGATCCTGCTATCCCTCTGTTCTGCCTTCCTCcctcctaaaaaaaaatcaaatcaaaaaaaaaaaaaaaactttttctagcTA TATCTGCGGACATTCATTAACAGCGGCCCGTCTGGTTATGCGCCTTATTGTGAGGAGAGACTGAGGAGAACATTTGCGAATAAGACAAGGACTCAGCCTCCTTCTTGGCTTGAGCTGCAG GCCACTAAATCTAAGAAACCCATCATGTTGCCAGTGACCTTCATGGACGGCACTACAAAGACCCTGCTCACTGACTCTGCCACCACAGCTGAAGAGCTCTGCAATGCTCTGTCAGACAAAATCGCCCTGAAGGATCGCTTTGGCTTCTCCTTATACATTGCTCTTTTTGATAAG GTGTCATCACTAGGCAGtggaaaggatcatgtgatggaTGCCGTGTCACAGTGTGAGCAGTATGCTAAAGAGCAGGGCGCTCAGGAGCGCAACGCCCCCTGGAGGCTGTTCTTCAGGAAGGAAATCTTCATGCCCTGGCACAACCCTGCCGAGGACAGCGTGGCCACTAACCTCATCTACCAACAAATTGTGCGTGGGGTAAAATTCGGGGAGTACCGctgctata AGGAGGAGGACCTGGCCGAGCTGGCCTCTCAGCAGTACTATGTGGACTATGGGTCAGAAGTCCTACCAGACCGTCTTCTGAGTCTTATTCCATCCTACATACCAGACAGAGAAATTACTCCATCCAAGACAGTGGAAAAATGGGCCCAAATGATCATAGCAACTCACATAAAG GGAATCTACACGCAGAAGAGGTTTGACTCGCAGAGAGTGAAGGAAGAGGTGGTGGATTTTGCTCGATTTAAGTGGCCTTTGCTTTTTTCCCGCTTTTATGAGGCCTTCAAATTCTCAG gGCCTAGTCTCCCAAAGAATGATGTTATAGTGGCAGTGAACTGGACCGGAGTCTACTTTGTGGATGAGCAGGAGCAGGTCCTTCTAGACCTTTCTTTCCCAGAGATCACTGCAGTCTCCAGCAGCAG AGGTGGAAAGCTGCAGGGACAGAGCTTCACTCTGGCCACTATTAAAGGAGATGAGTACACCTTCACATCCAACAATGCCGAAGACATCCGTGACCTAGTTGTCACCTTCCTAGAGGGCCTGCGCTCTAGGTCAAAGTTTGTGGTGGCCCTGGTGGACAGCTATTACCCTG CTGGACATGACTCTTCTTTCCTGAGATACTCAAAGGGAGATCTGATCTTTCTGGATGAGCACACAGGAGAGCAGGTCCTGAATTCAGGCTGGGCTCACGGGGTCAATGATAGAACCAAAAAAAGAGGAGACTTCCCTGCAGACAGCGTCTATGTGCTGCCCACCATCACCAGGCCACAGTATGATATTGTG TCATTGATTACCATGTCCCCAGACCAGCGTAAGGACTCCATCAGTTTGTCCCATAGAATCACTGACAGTGGGGAGAAGGTTCAGCCGTACACTCTAGAGGAGTTCTCTTATGATCACTTCAG ACCGCCTTCCAAGAGCACACTGAGTCGTGTGATCATCAAGGAGGG GAAGGATAAACTGTGGTGTTGCACCAGAGAACCTCTCAAACAGCCTTTGCTGAAAAAAGTCCTCAATCATGAAGAGCTGTCCCAGGATGCCCTCCAGGCCTTTATTG CTATCATGAAGTACATGGGCGACTACCCCTCGAAGAGGAGCCGTTCAGTCAATGAGCTCACTGATCAGATCTTTGAGGAAGCTTTAAAGGCTGAACCTCTGAAGGATGAAATCTTCTGTCAGATCATCAAGCAACTGACCGAGAATCATGTGAA ATACAGTGAGGAGAAGGGTTGGGAGCTTCTCTGGCTCTGCACTGGGCTTTTTCCTCCCAGTAACATGTTGCTTCCTCATGTCCAAAAGTTCCTGCAATCCAAGAAACATCAACCAATCACTCCCATAACTcacacagaaacataaaaaaacccatCTCCAAcgatccaaaaataaacaaaccaaccaTCTCCAATGTTTCACTGAattcctttaaaacattttttgctcACGGACAGAAATGGATCCAGAAAGTATCCTCCTCACCTTGTAGAAGTGGAGGCCATTCAACACAAAACTACCCAGATCTTTCACAAAGTGTACTTCCCTGATGACACTGACAAGTTAACCCTTCTCATCATCTAcgagaaaacagacagaatt gctTTTGAAGTTGAATCGAGCACAAAAGCCAAAGATTTCTGTCTGAACATCGCTGGCAGAATGATGCTCCAGTCTTCTGAAGGCTTCAGCTTGTTTGTCAAAATATCTGACAAG GTGATCAGTGTGCCAGAAGGAGATTTCTTCTTTGACTTTGTTCGACATCTGACAGACTGGATCAAAAAAGCCAGAGTTGTGAAAGATG GCACAGTGCCTTCACTGACCTACCAAGTGTTTTTCATGAAGAAACTGTGGACCAACACCATTCCAGGCAAAGATCCCATGGCCGACTCCATTTTCCATTACTTCCAG GAGCTCCCAAAGTATCTGCGTGGCTACCACAAGTGCTCTCTTGAAGAGGTGTTCCAGCTGGCTGCGCTCATTTACAGAGTGAGGTTTGAAGAGGACAAATCACAGTTTCATAACTTCACCAAGATGCTGAAGGAGCTGCTTCCTCAGGACATGATACATCAGCTGTCGCCCGACGACTGGAAACGG CCTGTCGTTACGTACTTCAATAAACATGCAGGGAAATCTCGAGAGGaagccaaaaaaacatttacaaaaatcatacaCAAGTATcctacttttttaaaatcaattcaa ATGTCCTATTTTCTCCCACAGCAATCCTCAGATCCAAATTTCCCAGAGGTCCTCTTGATAGCAATCAACAAGCATGGTGTTACTCTCATTGACCCAAAAACAAAG GACATATTTGGCACACACCCCTTCACCAAAATCTCTAACTGGAGTAGTGGACATACCTATTTCCACATTACCATTGGTAACCTGGTTAGAGGCAGCAAACTGCTGTGCGAGACTTCACTG GGATACAAGATGGACGATCTTCTCACGTCTTACATCAGTCAGATGTTGACGACCATGACCAAGCAGCGCAGTTCACGTGTAAATAATAAGTAA